GGAAGTCCGCATGTTTTATTTCTGACAGCTAAGGCGTCCGACCTGGATGTGCTGACCGGCTTCGCCATGGGCGGGGACGACTATGTGACAAAACCGTTTAATCCGCTTGAGATTGCTGCGCGCATTAAGGCCCGGCTTCGGCGGGGCGGATGGGGTAACACAGGAGTTCAGGTACAGGAACAGCCGATACAGCGAGTGTGGGATTTCGGCCGCTTTGTACTGGATGAGACGGCAGGAGAGTTGAAGGTGCTCGGTGATCCGGTGCCTTGTCCAGCCCAGGTGTTTCAGCTGCTGTTATACTTTTGCAAGCATCCTGGCGTTGTTTTTTCCAAGTCACAGTTGTATGAGGCGGTGTGGGGAATTGATGGGATGGGTGAGGACAACACCGTAATGGTACATATCCGCCGAATCCGGGAACGGATAGAAGAGAACCCGAGTGATCCACAATATTTGGTCACAGTTCGTGGGTTAGGCTACAAGTTGGTTAAGGAGTCAAAAAGATGAAGGTAAGCAGACGACTTGCGTTTCATTTTACATATCAGCTGGTTGCCTTCTCGCTGTTCATGTTCATGCTTCTCGTTACGCTTTTGTTTGTGTTGACCAAGCATGTCGCGAACGAGGAAATTCGGCGCAACTTTCCTTCGGGTGTTCTAACCAGTATAACGTCGGAAACGGTGACGGAGAATGGCGTTGTCAATCTGCAAGGATATTGGAAAGAGCTTCTATATGAGCGGAATATGTGGCTCCAGGTGGTTGACATGAAAGGCCGCGTTATCCATGCTACGAACACGCCTAAGGATGTGCCTTCGTCATATTCAGTTAGCCAGTTGCTGGAAATCAAGGAGGAGCGGCGACTTGGCAAATATACGATGGGGTTGGAGATGGATCTGACATATAAGGATCCCTTGTTGTTCTTGCTAGGTGGGGTAAATGAAAGTACGGACCGGCTGAGATCCTGGTTTACAGAGTATCAAGCTGGCGGCTTGCTGGATTCGTCAAAGAAAGAGCGGTTGGAACAAGAGGTCCGAAGAGCAGGAGGCTATCTGTATATCATCGATGGGGAAGGGGCCATCAAGCAGAAGATTGGTGAGGCTATTGGTGACAAAAAGAGCTATCATCCACTTGAACTAATGTCGATGCAGGAAGCGCCGGGTACCTATGCAACGAATGCGAATGTGTACTGGGACCAGGCCAGTGGAATGACCTGGGTGTATCATACGCCGTATGATACGATCGGCAAGCAGCCGATCATGAACCAGCTTCTAAGCGTTGTGGTGTGGATATGCATCGTCGTGTTAGTCGCTGCGTTAGCTATGTCGATCTGGCATGGATACCGATACAGCCGTCCGCTGTTGCTGTTTACCGGATGGTTCGAGCGGATGGGCAGCGGCTCCTACGAGGAAGTGCTCACCCCCAAAGACCGTAAGAAAGTATTCCGAAAGAACGGGAAGCTGCGAATGCCCTACAAGCTGTACAAGGAAGTTATTCATTCCTTCTATCATATGGCCGAGCAGCTGGCAGCAACCGAGAGAGAGCGGAAGGCACTGGAACAAAACCGGGAGGAATGGATGTCCGGTATCTCTCATGATCTTCGAACCCCCCTGTCTTCCATTCAAGGATACGGCTACATGCTGGAAAGCGCAGCGGAAGACTGGAGCCCAGGCGAACTGCGTGAGATGGGAACCGTCATACGGGAAAAAGGGGACTACATGCTGGAGCTTATTGATGATTTCTCGCTTGTATTCAGGCTGAAGACAGAAATCCAACCGCAGGATATGTGCCCGCTTGATCTGAATGAGCTTGTCCGCCGCGGTGTGTTGAAATACGTCAACGACGCAACGCTTGACGGCGTGACGTTTCAGTTCGAAGGCGGTGATGAGCCGGTGCTTACGGCTGGTAGTGCCAAATGGCTTCATCGTCTGATGGATAACCTGATCTCCAATGCCGTTAAGCATAACCCACCCGGGGTTACGGTTACAGTTGGTGTGGAGAAGCGTGCCAATTCTGCTGCGATCGTAGTGAAGGACGACGGTGTTGGTATGGACGAGGAAACGAAGCGGAGCCTGTTTGAACGTTATTACCGTGGGACGAACACGGAGGGAAGCATCGATGGATCAGGCCTTGGGATGAGCATTGCAAAAGCTATCGTGGAAGCCCATCACGGGACAGTAGAGATCCAATCGGAGATCGGAAAAGGAACCTGCATCAGGGTTATTTTGCCCCGGGGTTTGAAAGATTAATGAGCCATTGAATATTTAAGATGAGAGGGCTGTTTCCATGCGAGATGCATATGGGAAACAGCTCCTTTTTGTGTGGATCCGAAGCTATGAAGTTTCGAAAGCTGTGATATTCAACTAGTTGTTGAGAAAAAGCCGGAGGGATAATATTCATCCTCTTCAATCTCAACATCGGGATAACGCCTAAATACGGATTCAAATGATTTGTCTTCAATGAGATCATGAATAACCTGTTCAATCCGTTCCCTGGTCACTATGTCGATTAACACCATATCACTCGACCAAAAATAAGCGCCGTTCATGCATTCGCCTGTCTGATTGTTCTTTTCCCGTAAGGTCTGAATGTTGTTATATGTAAAAAAGGTGGCGATCCACTTTGAACGGTCAGGAAATACAATGATGACATCCGAATTCGTATCTGTCTCATCTCATGTTCCTTTAGCCCATTTCTCTGCTTCAATCCAAATATACATCTTCTTGTTAATATCTTTCATGACTCTCCGCCCCCTTTAATGCTTGAAATAAGTATATCAAGTATAGTTATGGATTAAGTGAGTCAAAACAGCAATTAGTGTTTGACGGCTAACTAATGGCTAGTGCTGATACGATGCGCTTACCCATATTGATACTGATTTTTATACAATTCTACGGCTAACGGACACCACATCCCTTATTTGGTGAAAAATTAGCCGGTTTGAATTCTAACGGACACCAGCGACCTTATTTCGGAAAAAGTAGGCGAAACCTTTATAGCCCCCTAATCCAATTGGACACTCCAAGGTACCTCAGATACACTAAAAAGAAATGAGGAGTCCGTCCATGAAAAGACGATTTCGATGCCCGGTTGAGGCGAAAAAAGAGTATGTCGTAGAGGTGCTGTCTGGTTACCGGACAGAGATCGTTGCGAGAAAACACGGCATGTCTCCCAAAACGTTAAGCGGCTGGGTTCGTCAATATGAGGATGAGGTGGGAGATCTTATGGTCAAAAAGCAGAAAGAAGCCCAAAAAATAGAGCAGGATGCGGCCAAGTTCCAAGAGCTGCAGCAAAAATATGACGAGGCGATGAAACTGTTGGGGGAGAAGGAACTTGAAAACCACATCCTCAAAGATCTCGTAAAAAAAAAGTATCCCGACTACAAATAGCCTCCTATTGGATTGAGCAAGGCTATCCGATCCGTACCGTCCTACGGATCTGTGACGTGCCGCGATCCACGTACTATTACCGTTTGAAGCATCCTGAACGTCAGCAGCCGATCAGCAACGGACGACCGATCCCGGGCTATTCCTGTGACCAGAACGGAAAGGCCGTCTCGGATACCCGTATTCAAGGGTTTCTTCGTCGTCTGATCCAAGGCCCTCATGGAGCATCTGGTTACCGGAAACTGACGATTTTGCTGCGCCGAAAGTATAAGCTAGTGATTAACAAAAAGAAGGTATACCGTCTCTGCAAGTCCTTGGGGATTCTCCTTCCACAACGAGAAAGAACGAACCCTGTTCCCAAAAGAGTAGCGAATAACCGGGTGGTAAATGGCGCCAACCAGTTGTGGCAGATGGATATTAAGTATGGCTACGTGGCGGGAAAACGTCGGCATTTCTACCTGGCCAGCATTATTGACGTGTTTGACCGCCGAATTGTAGCGTACCATCGCGGGAAAACCTGCCACACCCAAGATATCTTACGTACACTCCAGAAAGCGCTCCTTACGCGTAAAGTGTACGGAGATGAGCAGAAGTTGGTTATTCGTACTGACAATGGCCCCCAGTTCGTCAGCAAGGCGTTCCATGCTTTCTGTGAACAGGCAGGGCTTGAACATGAACGTACTCCGAACCGGACACCGAACAAGAATGCCTTCATTGAGTCCTACCACAGTATTGTGGAACGCGAGTGCTACCAACGACACTGTTTTGAGGATTATGAGGAAGCCTTTTCGGAAGTAGATCGGTTCATTCGCTATTACAACAACGAGCGCATTCATGGAAGCCTTCATGACTGGCCACCTAAGGAGTATTTGCGTTTGGTGAACGAAGGAACGATTACTCCTGCAAAAATTGCGTTATGATGCGATATCCCGAGAATGAGGTGGCTAGTGTCCAAGATTAGGGGGTTAAACCGAAACCGGATGTTTGCACTTGCAATAGCGTCACCTGTGTCCGTTTACATTCGAAATGTCCGAAATCGTCACAAATAGCGGCTCCTGAGTCCGTTTGCTCTCAAAACTACTTATTGTTCGACAAATAACCAGTCTTATAGCGAGCAGTGCAGGTATACCTTATGGCGCCATCGCCATTTATTCATCGGTACGATGAAGTCAAAGTCAAGCACTGATTTTGAATTTGAGCCGGATAAGTATTTTAAGATCTGCTTCGAAGCAGCGGGAGCGTTCGCTAAAAGCTTTCCAAAGGAAAGCTCGCATCGAAAGCATACGCTTGCCCCTGAATTTCTCCCCCTTAAGAAATAATTCAGGGAAATTCGGGGGCAACAGCGATTGTAGGAATGATTCGTACGCGCAGCAACTATTATATGTATTAAACATACTCACTCCTCTGATTGACATACTTGCTTTCAAATATCTCCCACTCTATTGACTTACGACACCAAAGGATTATAATTCTTACAACAACTGAAAAGATTTTTATGTATATGCCAGAGAATAAGGCTCAGGCGTCTCTACCAGGTTACCGTAAATGACTTGACTACATAAAAGCTGAGAGAAACATCATCCTTCGAGTAAACCGAGGTCTTACAACACGTTAAAGCCGCGTGACGTATTCGTATGGTATAAATTCAGACTCTCTCTTCCTTTATGTATTGTTGATAACCCGGACAGAAGCGCTGTCCGGGTTATTTAGTGTCTAGTCATGGGGAAACCTGAAGCTATAAAGTTTCGATAATCATAAGGGAGAGTGTCATATATGAGTTCACAAAAGAGACAGAAGCGTTATGAGGTCAGCTACCGGCTTGGACAAATCGCAATGGGACAGGCAGCAGCGGAAACTGTGATCAAGGACGGCACACTCGTTAACGTGTTTACTGGAGAGCTTCAGGAGCATGTCGATGTTGCCATGGCCTTTGGAAGAATTGCTTATATCGGACAAGCTGATCATACAATCGGTGAGAATACGAATGTGATTCAGGCGAACGGGCGATACATTGCACCAGGTCTGCTGGACGGACATATGCATGTGGAAAGCACGATGCTGACGGTAACCGAATTCGCCAAAGCAGCGATGGCTAAAGGCACAACTTCCATCTTTATGGATCCGCATGAGATTGCGAATGTATTCGGTTCAGAAGGCGTACACTGGATGCATGAAGAAGGGCAACAGCTTCCACTTAAAGTATTTACAACTTTTCCTTCTTGTGTGCCAGCTACAACGGACCTAGAAGACGCTGGCGCGGCACTTGGCGTAGCCGATATTGAAGCGGGACTACAGTGGCCGGGTGTGGAAGGCCTCGGCGAGGTAATGAACTTCCCGGGCGTCGTTTATGGTGACCCCACCATGTGCGGAGAAATTGAGGCAACCTTAAAGGCAGGCAAAACCGTTACCGGTCATTTTCCTTCCGAGGATGAGCGTATGCTGCAGGCTTATATCGCTTCAGGTGTCAGCTCTTGCCACGAAACGGTTACTAGGGAGCAGGCGCTGCAGAAGGTCCGACTCGGTATGCATCTGATGATCCGTGAAGGTTCCGCATGGCATGATGTTAAGGAAGTTATCAAAGTAGTAACGGAAGATAACGTGTGTACCGATAACATGTCCCTTGTGACAGACGACGTCTATCCGATGACACTGCTGAATCTTGGTCATCTGAACCATGTTGTACGCCGGGCGATTGAGGAAGGCGTTGATCCGGTTAAGGCCATTCAGATGGGCACGATCAATGTGGCTCGGTACTTCGGTATGGAGCAGGAAATTGGCAGCATCGCACCTGGTAAAGCGGCGGATATTTTGCTTATCGATGATCTGAAGCAAATGGTGCCTTCGCTTGTTATTGCTGATGGTGAAGTGGTGGCGGAATCCGGAAAGATCGTAAAAGAATTCCCGGTTTATGAATATCCAGCGGAAGCCCGCAGCTCGGTACGGCTGCAGCGTGCTCTAACCGCCGATGATTTCCTGCTGCGCAGCAAAGGAAATGCCCCACAGACACAGGTAAACGTGGTGCGTGTTATTGAGAACAGTGCCCGAACCGCCAAAATGACGGCGACCCTCCCAGTGATAGAGGGCATTATCCAGCCAGATTTGGCACAGGATGTCATCCAGATGGCTTGCATTGAGCGCCACAAGGGAACAGGGCAGATATCCCTCGGCTTTGCGAGCGGATTTCAGTTAAAATCAGGTGCAGTCGCCTCCACGGTGGCACATGACAGCCACAACCTGCTTGTTATGGGGACGAGCCCTGAGGACATGGCGTTTGCTGCCAATGAGCTTGCCGCCTGCGGCGGGGGCATGATCGTGGTACGGGACGGCGAGGTGCTAGCCAAGGTGGCGATGCCGGTGGCAGGTCTGATGGCGGATCGTCCGCTGGAGACGGTAGCTGCTGAAGTGGTGTCAATGGAGGAAGCGTGGAAGGAACTGGGTTGCCCGATGAATGCGCCGTTTATGACCTTCTCGTTGATCGCACTGCCGGTTATACCGGATATTCGGATCACGAACCGGGGACTGGCTGATGTGACCGAGTTCAAGTTGATTGAAACCGAAATTGGGCCATCCACGGTTTAAAAAAAACGAAATGATTGAGACACTTATCATTGCAAAAAACAGGGTGACCAACCATGGTTCACCCTGTTTTTTTCGTATTTTTATTGAGAACGTGATTTTCGTCACAAATTTATAACTATTTAACCCCTTCCAGGCACTTTAATGTGATAAATATCACAATTCTTCCGTTCGTCGTCTGAGAAAATAATAAAAGATAAATTTTAAAGCTTTATTACGTGAACCAAAAGGAAGGGGTATTTTATGGATCCGGTTATGCTCGCACGTATCCAGTTCGCTTCGACAACCATTTTTCACTTCATCTTTGTTCCGCTGTCCATCGGCTTGGCATTTCTGATTGCCATTATGGAGACGATGTATGTCGTCAAGGGCAACGAAGTATACAAGAAGATGGCAAAATTCTGGGGTAAACTGTTTCTCATTAACTTTGCTGTAGGGGTCGTTACCGGTATTTTGCAGGAATTTCAGTTCGGTATGAACTGGTCGGATTACTCCCGATTTGTCGGGGATGTGTTCGGAGCGCCGCTTGCGATTGAAGCGTTGCTCGCATTTTTCCTGGAGTCCACGTTTATCGGACTGTGGATTTTCGGATGGGACCGCTTGTCCAAGAAGGTTCACCTTCTTTGTATTTGGCTCGTGTCCTTCGGTACAGCAATGTCGGCTTTCTGGATTTTGGCCGCCAACTCGTTCATGCAGCGTCCTGTTGGATTTGAGATGAACAATGGACGCGCCGAGATGAATGATTTCTTCGCTCTGATCACGAATGGTCAGCTGTTGGTTGAGTTCCCGCATACGGTATTCGGGGCATTGGCCACAGGCGCATTTCTCGTTACGGGGATCAGCGCATACAAGCTGATGAAGAAGAAGGATATCGATTTCTTTAAAAAATCGTTTAACATTGCTATCATTATTGCTCTGATCTCCTCCGTGCTCGTTGCTCTCTTCGGTCACCAGCAAGCACAATATCTGGTGGATACACAGCCTATGAAAATGGCTGCAGCCGAGAGTCTGTGGGAAACGAGTGATGATCCGGCTCCATGGACGGTTTTTGCCGGGATTGATCCGGATAATCAGAAAAATACGATGGAATTGAAAATTCCTTATATGCTCAGCTTCTTGTCCTATAGTAAATTTTCCGGTGAAGTTATCGGAATGAAAGAACTGCAGGCACAGTATGAGGAGCAGTATGGACCTGGTGACTACATTCCACCAGTCCGGACTACATTCTGGAGTTTCCGTATCATGGTCGCTGCAGGCTCTATTATGATTTTGCTCGGTTTGTACGGCACATGGTTGACAATGCGCAAGAAAGTAGAAAAGGCAGGGAAATGGTTCCTGAGAGTATTACTGTTCAGCATATCACTGCCGTTTATCGCCAACACGGCGGGATGGATTATGACAGAAATCGGGCGTCAGCCTTGGACTGTATTTGGATTGATTCAGACGAAGGACAGCATCTCGCCAAACGTAGGCGCAGGTTCCATTCTGTTCTCACTCATTGCATTCAGTACGATTTATGCTGTGCTGGCTGCGGTAATGGCTTATCTG
Above is a window of Paenibacillus uliginis N3/975 DNA encoding:
- a CDS encoding response regulator transcription factor, with amino-acid sequence MENTKILIVDDEPAIVKMLQMVLRKEGFNRIYTAGSCAEALREMEVHRADIVLLDVMLPDGSGFDICSRLRTFGSPHVLFLTAKASDLDVLTGFAMGGDDYVTKPFNPLEIAARIKARLRRGGWGNTGVQVQEQPIQRVWDFGRFVLDETAGELKVLGDPVPCPAQVFQLLLYFCKHPGVVFSKSQLYEAVWGIDGMGEDNTVMVHIRRIRERIEENPSDPQYLVTVRGLGYKLVKESKR
- a CDS encoding sensor histidine kinase yields the protein MKVSRRLAFHFTYQLVAFSLFMFMLLVTLLFVLTKHVANEEIRRNFPSGVLTSITSETVTENGVVNLQGYWKELLYERNMWLQVVDMKGRVIHATNTPKDVPSSYSVSQLLEIKEERRLGKYTMGLEMDLTYKDPLLFLLGGVNESTDRLRSWFTEYQAGGLLDSSKKERLEQEVRRAGGYLYIIDGEGAIKQKIGEAIGDKKSYHPLELMSMQEAPGTYATNANVYWDQASGMTWVYHTPYDTIGKQPIMNQLLSVVVWICIVVLVAALAMSIWHGYRYSRPLLLFTGWFERMGSGSYEEVLTPKDRKKVFRKNGKLRMPYKLYKEVIHSFYHMAEQLAATERERKALEQNREEWMSGISHDLRTPLSSIQGYGYMLESAAEDWSPGELREMGTVIREKGDYMLELIDDFSLVFRLKTEIQPQDMCPLDLNELVRRGVLKYVNDATLDGVTFQFEGGDEPVLTAGSAKWLHRLMDNLISNAVKHNPPGVTVTVGVEKRANSAAIVVKDDGVGMDEETKRSLFERYYRGTNTEGSIDGSGLGMSIAKAIVEAHHGTVEIQSEIGKGTCIRVILPRGLKD
- a CDS encoding transposase; amino-acid sequence: MKRRFRCPVEAKKEYVVEVLSGYRTEIVARKHGMSPKTLSGWVRQYEDEVGDLMVKKQKEAQKIEQDAAKFQELQQKYDEAMKLLGEKELENHILKDLVKKKYPDYK
- a CDS encoding IS3 family transposase, translating into MEQGYPIRTVLRICDVPRSTYYYRLKHPERQQPISNGRPIPGYSCDQNGKAVSDTRIQGFLRRLIQGPHGASGYRKLTILLRRKYKLVINKKKVYRLCKSLGILLPQRERTNPVPKRVANNRVVNGANQLWQMDIKYGYVAGKRRHFYLASIIDVFDRRIVAYHRGKTCHTQDILRTLQKALLTRKVYGDEQKLVIRTDNGPQFVSKAFHAFCEQAGLEHERTPNRTPNKNAFIESYHSIVERECYQRHCFEDYEEAFSEVDRFIRYYNNERIHGSLHDWPPKEYLRLVNEGTITPAKIAL
- the ade gene encoding adenine deaminase, which codes for MSSQKRQKRYEVSYRLGQIAMGQAAAETVIKDGTLVNVFTGELQEHVDVAMAFGRIAYIGQADHTIGENTNVIQANGRYIAPGLLDGHMHVESTMLTVTEFAKAAMAKGTTSIFMDPHEIANVFGSEGVHWMHEEGQQLPLKVFTTFPSCVPATTDLEDAGAALGVADIEAGLQWPGVEGLGEVMNFPGVVYGDPTMCGEIEATLKAGKTVTGHFPSEDERMLQAYIASGVSSCHETVTREQALQKVRLGMHLMIREGSAWHDVKEVIKVVTEDNVCTDNMSLVTDDVYPMTLLNLGHLNHVVRRAIEEGVDPVKAIQMGTINVARYFGMEQEIGSIAPGKAADILLIDDLKQMVPSLVIADGEVVAESGKIVKEFPVYEYPAEARSSVRLQRALTADDFLLRSKGNAPQTQVNVVRVIENSARTAKMTATLPVIEGIIQPDLAQDVIQMACIERHKGTGQISLGFASGFQLKSGAVASTVAHDSHNLLVMGTSPEDMAFAANELAACGGGMIVVRDGEVLAKVAMPVAGLMADRPLETVAAEVVSMEEAWKELGCPMNAPFMTFSLIALPVIPDIRITNRGLADVTEFKLIETEIGPSTV
- a CDS encoding cytochrome ubiquinol oxidase subunit I; amino-acid sequence: MDPVMLARIQFASTTIFHFIFVPLSIGLAFLIAIMETMYVVKGNEVYKKMAKFWGKLFLINFAVGVVTGILQEFQFGMNWSDYSRFVGDVFGAPLAIEALLAFFLESTFIGLWIFGWDRLSKKVHLLCIWLVSFGTAMSAFWILAANSFMQRPVGFEMNNGRAEMNDFFALITNGQLLVEFPHTVFGALATGAFLVTGISAYKLMKKKDIDFFKKSFNIAIIIALISSVLVALFGHQQAQYLVDTQPMKMAAAESLWETSDDPAPWTVFAGIDPDNQKNTMELKIPYMLSFLSYSKFSGEVIGMKELQAQYEEQYGPGDYIPPVRTTFWSFRIMVAAGSIMILLGLYGTWLTMRKKVEKAGKWFLRVLLFSISLPFIANTAGWIMTEIGRQPWTVFGLIQTKDSISPNVGAGSILFSLIAFSTIYAVLAAVMAYLFVKVIKKGPYAVEEDDHNAADPFNKGGIGNVS